A region of Streptomyces halobius DNA encodes the following proteins:
- a CDS encoding putative ATP-grasp-modified RiPP — protein MATLAPEAPWAMRLVTDRLPVGPPSYATVTLDASSQTARYTDSAGQVVEMGKHGTSRTTGTASMSGGGDGQNPQPQAQDDHTTDYESD, from the coding sequence ATGGCGACGCTTGCACCCGAGGCTCCGTGGGCGATGCGGCTAGTCACCGACCGGCTGCCGGTCGGCCCGCCGTCGTACGCGACGGTGACGCTGGACGCGTCCTCGCAGACCGCCCGCTACACCGACAGCGCCGGCCAGGTTGTGGAGATGGGCAAGCACGGCACGTCGAGGACGACCGGCACCGCGTCGATGTCCGGGGGCGGCGACGGGCAGAACCCGCAGCCGCAGGCCCAGGACGACCACACCACCGACTACGAGTCGGACTGA